Within Epilithonimonas zeae, the genomic segment GACGCCCAAGGTGCCAGTTTTACTGAAATCATGGGTTGGAAAAAATAACTTTTCAGTTCTAGCTTCTGCACAATTTCTTTACCTTCCCAGTCGCTTGGCCACTCGATAGTGCTTCCAAAAGGGGTAGAGAAACTAAAACCTAAAGAAAGATTGTCTAAAACCTTATATGCCACAGCGGCATAAATTGGTGTTCCCAACGGATTATCTGTTTCGGTTTGTTGCAGCGTACTTGTGTTTTGATATGTAATCTGATTTGAAACTCCAAAGCCACCCGCTACTACACTCAGTTTTGAAGGAATGAAAGAAATCCCTGCTGGGTTGAAAAATGCAACACTTGCATCCTCTGCGTGAGCACTGGTGTGAGCCATCGCCAGCTGTTTAACACCTTGTAGAGATACTCGGAAACCTCCTGCGTATGTCATCACTCCGGCTGCTAGTGCCATTGATATTAAAATTCGTTTCATATAATTATTATTAATGTTCCAAATTTATAATTATTTTAATAACAATTGAAAAAAAACATAAAAAATGTTAAACATTGCTATTTGTAGAATAATTGTTTAAGTTAATGCGTATTTTATATGTTTGAAAATTAGATGATTAAATTGTTTCTGTCGTTTTTTGGAAATTTAGTTTAACTTTAAACAATGTAGTGTAAATCATAATAAATCACTAAATTGTATTTTGATTAAATACTAATGATGGGCTTGTTTTTTTGATTAATTGTTAATATTAATTCAGTATTAACTTAAAATTAACAAAAAAATATTTTTAAAAGATATTATCGTTAAGCTTAAATAAAAATTATATTAACTTTGCAATCAGATATAAAAAATAAAATATGAGTTGTGGATGTAAAACATCCGGCGATTCTTCCCATTCTTGCGGCACCAAGTCCGCTAATGGGTGTAGTAGTGTAGATACCTGTGGGAATAGTTATAAATTAAGTGTTTTTGACTGGCTTTCTGATATTGATCCCTCAAAATCAAAAAGTTCTGAATATGTGGAAGTTCGTTTTAAAAACGATCGTAAATTCTATTATAAAAACGTCAACAACCTCCCTTTACATATTGGTAGCATCATTGCTGTAGAATCTAGTCCGGGTCACGATATAGGTGTAGTAAGTCTTGCTGGAGAATTGGTGAAAATCCAAATGAAAAAAAAGAATGTTCCAGAAGATCACACCCTGAAAATTTATAGACTTGCCAATCAAAAAGATATTGAAACCTGGCAAGAACTTAGAAAAAAAGAGAATAATATCAAGATTGATGCACGTAAAATTGCTTACGGACTCAACCTTGAAATGAAAATAACAGATGTAGAATACCAAGGAGATGGTTCCAAGGTCACTTTTTATTACACGGCCGATAACAGAATCGATTTCCGTCAGTTAATAAAAGAATATGCATCCAGTTTTCGTACAAAGATTGATATGAAGCAGATTGGTTTCCGTCAGGAGTCTGCAAAAGTCGGCGGAATCGGGTCTTGTGGAAGAGAGTTGTGCTGCTCATCTTGGTTAACAGATTTCCGTTCTGTGAATACCAATGCAGCAAGATACCAGCAATTGAGTATCAATCCTCAGAAATTGGCCGGGCAATGTGGTAAACTGAAATGTTGCCTCAATTACGAATTGGATAGTTATCTAGACGTTCTTAGAGATTTTCCATCGTCTAGTACAGTTCTGAATACCGAGAAAGGAAGAGCTTTTTGTATCAAAATCGATGTTTTCAAAAAGAAGATGTGGTTTGCCTACGTAGAGAATTCTATGGCTTGGTACGATTTGGATATTTATGAAGTTAAAAAACTGATTGCCATTAATAAAAATGGTGAAAAAGCACCAGCTTTGGAAGATCTGAAAGTTATTGAAAATCCTTTGGTAACTTCGGATTTGATACAAGAAAATAGTGTGGATCGTTTTGAGAAAAAATTCAAAAAACCAAGAAGCGGTCAAAACAACAGGGACAGAAATCCGAGACAAGGTGATAACAGACCGGCGAAATCACAGGATAATAGAAATCCTCGTCAGCCAGAAAACAAAAGCCACTCTAACGAACAAAAGCCTGTAGAAAACAAATCTACTGCTCCAAAGGTTCAGACGACTGATAATCAACAAGCCTCGGATAATAAAAATCCGAAGCAGAATCATAACAGAAATCGCCAGAATGGACAAAAGCCGGTAGAAAATAAATCAGCGGCTCCGAATGTTCAGGCGACCGGTAATAATCAACCTCAGGAAAATAAAACGCATAAAAAACCGTTCAAAAAACCGAAAAAGAAAACACCTCCTAAAAATGAAGGGAATGCTTAGGTCACTTTTTGCTTTTGTTCTATTGATTGCACTCTTTTCTTGCCAGAACCCAGATGATCAGGTGTTGATTAACAATGTTGGCAACCAGTGGAATAAAAAGAAAGTTCAACAATTTGATTTTGATGTGACGGATGCACAGAATCAGAAAAATATCACGTTTGTTGTTCGTAATAATAACGATTATCCTTACAGTAATCTTAGATTGATTGCGACGGTTGAACATAATAAAAAAGCAATTTCTACAGATACACTCAATTATGTTTTGGCAAAACCAAACGGTGAGTGGCTGGGAACAGGATTTGGAGATACAAAGGAAACATTATTTCAATATAAGCTTAATTACAAATTCCCTCAAAACGGTAATTATTCTGTGAAAGTTGTACAGGCAATGAGGAAAAATATCTTACCGGGAATAGAAGATCTAGGTATTAAAATTCAAAACTTAAAGCCATAATTTATTAATGGAAAATAAAAAAGCTGAAAATAAAACTTTCCCTCTGCCAGACAAGAGAAAAGCTAAATCAGGAATCCGAAAATGGATCAAATTCATTTGGATAGGATTTTTAGCAGCTGTGTTGGGTATTTCTGGTTTGTTCTTTGCCGTTTCTCAAGGTTTTGTAGGAGATATGCCAGATGTAAAGGAGTTGGAAAACCCTGATATTTATGTTGCTTCGGAAATTTATTCTTCCGATAATGTATTGTTGGGGAAATTCGAGAAAGAAAAAACTAAGCCGGTAACTTACAAGCAGTTGCCTCCATATTTGGTTTATGCCTTGCAAGCAAAAGAAGATGAGCGTTTTAAGGAACATTCTGGTATCGATTTGAAATCAATTCTTAGAGCGGTAAGATTTGGTGGAGAAAGAGGTGGAGGTTCTACCATTACGCAACAGTTAGCAAAATTATTGTTTACTGGAAATGCTTCTCAGAACAAAATAGAAAGAGCATTCCAAAAACTGAAAGAATGGTGTGTTGCGGTAAGTCTTGAAAAGCGTTATACGAAAGAAGAAATTGTTGCTCTATACTTTAACAAAATGGATTTCCTTTTCAATGCGAAAGGGATCGAAATGGCTTCCAGAGTTTATTTCAATAAATCTGTTAATCAATTGACATTGCCGGAAGCTGCGACTTTTGTAGCAATGCTGGAAGCGCCGAGAAGAAATAATCCTTACAGAAATCCTGAAAGAGCAAAAACCAGAAGAGATGTTGTTCTGAAACAAATGGTAGAAACAGGTTATATCGATCAATCCACTTATGAGCAAGCTGTAGCAACTCCGATTGTTGTAGATTTCCATGAAATCAAAACTGTTGAGGAAGGTTATTCTTCTTATTACAAATTTTACTTAAGAAAAGAGATCCAGCAATACTTAGAATCTTACGAAAAAGAAACAGGCAAAGAGCTCAATCTTTATAAAAATGGATTGAAAATCTATGTGACTTTGGATTCCAGAATGCAAAGATATGCAGAGGAAGCGATTAAGGAACATATGATTAATCTTCAGAAAAGTTTTGACGGCGAGATGAAACGTAATCCAAATCGCCCATATTATAATCTTTCGAAAAGCCAAATCAATGATTTAATGATGTCGGCAGTTAAAAGAACCGGACGATATAAGCAATTGAAAGCTGAAGGGATGCCAGAAGATTCTATCATGATGGACTTCCATCAGCCTACAAAAAT encodes:
- a CDS encoding gliding motility lipoprotein GldH; this encodes MLRSLFAFVLLIALFSCQNPDDQVLINNVGNQWNKKKVQQFDFDVTDAQNQKNITFVVRNNNDYPYSNLRLIATVEHNKKAISTDTLNYVLAKPNGEWLGTGFGDTKETLFQYKLNYKFPQNGNYSVKVVQAMRKNILPGIEDLGIKIQNLKP
- a CDS encoding penicillin-binding protein 1A, which encodes MENKKAENKTFPLPDKRKAKSGIRKWIKFIWIGFLAAVLGISGLFFAVSQGFVGDMPDVKELENPDIYVASEIYSSDNVLLGKFEKEKTKPVTYKQLPPYLVYALQAKEDERFKEHSGIDLKSILRAVRFGGERGGGSTITQQLAKLLFTGNASQNKIERAFQKLKEWCVAVSLEKRYTKEEIVALYFNKMDFLFNAKGIEMASRVYFNKSVNQLTLPEAATFVAMLEAPRRNNPYRNPERAKTRRDVVLKQMVETGYIDQSTYEQAVATPIVVDFHEIKTVEEGYSSYYKFYLRKEIQQYLESYEKETGKELNLYKNGLKIYVTLDSRMQRYAEEAIKEHMINLQKSFDGEMKRNPNRPYYNLSKSQINDLMMSAVKRTGRYKQLKAEGMPEDSIMMDFHQPTKMTRFTWEGEEEVEMSPWDSIRYHKQIAQAGLMSMEPATGDIKAWVGGINWQHFQYDHVKQGKRQVGSTFKPFVYATAIMHLGMTPCSTVSNASYSKGSWHVKGGGGTVTIKEAIAKSLNPVAIRLAEMSGTENVIQLARDLGVTDPIDKSLPMALGTSDITIYEMLGAYSTFANFGNYTKPEMIWRIEDANGRVIKEVKPVVKEVMNEMYAYTMIDLMKGVAEFGTASGELRRRGIPASVEIAGKTGTTQKNSDGWFMGIVPKLATGVWVGWEDRATHFWSTGEGQGAKMGLPIWAIYMKKVFANKALNILPEDKFIKPTNWTGSCSDLNNLRNGYGDDGGLQTIDELKNPVREVPDKPVKKEDHSNEALNSGEDIDFNK
- the ricT gene encoding stage 0 sporulation family protein; protein product: MSCGCKTSGDSSHSCGTKSANGCSSVDTCGNSYKLSVFDWLSDIDPSKSKSSEYVEVRFKNDRKFYYKNVNNLPLHIGSIIAVESSPGHDIGVVSLAGELVKIQMKKKNVPEDHTLKIYRLANQKDIETWQELRKKENNIKIDARKIAYGLNLEMKITDVEYQGDGSKVTFYYTADNRIDFRQLIKEYASSFRTKIDMKQIGFRQESAKVGGIGSCGRELCCSSWLTDFRSVNTNAARYQQLSINPQKLAGQCGKLKCCLNYELDSYLDVLRDFPSSSTVLNTEKGRAFCIKIDVFKKKMWFAYVENSMAWYDLDIYEVKKLIAINKNGEKAPALEDLKVIENPLVTSDLIQENSVDRFEKKFKKPRSGQNNRDRNPRQGDNRPAKSQDNRNPRQPENKSHSNEQKPVENKSTAPKVQTTDNQQASDNKNPKQNHNRNRQNGQKPVENKSAAPNVQATGNNQPQENKTHKKPFKKPKKKTPPKNEGNA